The segment AAGGAGAATCTTTAGTTTCAATGACAAAGTCACCAAAGGATTTCTCATCTTCTGACTCACGTTCAACTCCTGCAGCAAGACAAAACAATATGTCAACTGTAATAAGCTTGTGCTTTTATGTGAGGAGGATATCACAGTCAATTGCTCATTTGGACCACAATTCTTTCCCTAAAGAAAGAAACGCTTTCTTCCTCAGGGATTTTGACTCCTTTATGATCCAAAGTGCTCAGAAGCTGAAGGCTGAGCTCCTTACCTGGacctttgtatttctgaaaggtGTCATTGACCAAAGGGAAGTGAAGCACAATGGGAGCCTTTGGATTATCATCATCCACAAATACATAACATTCTTTGGGCTTCTTCTCATCTTCCTCACTCACTTTGATTTTTGGAAAAGGTATTTCCCGCTCCTCACAATATTGCTGAGTCAGCTCCAAAACCTGTCAtcaaagaacaagaaacatTCTGATAGAATACCAGCCAACCACTACGACTGTAATTACAGTCTTCAAAGGCAGAGGTTGTTTCACAAAATAAGTGACAGAAATCCATCTTCCAGGCTGCACAAAGCAATTTCTATGGCTGATGATACAGAAGAATAGAACTAAAACTGTTACCAAACATCAACAGTTTGAAGCTGAAACTCTTTTTATGTATAACCACAGTAGTAAAGCATAACTTCTCTGCACTTAATAAGCATCTGTATGTACAGGAAAACTTGCTTGCATGAACAAAGTCACCAACTGCAACAAGAATCTTATGAACTAAGCAAGCATTCTTATTTTAGGTAACATGATAATCTTCTGAATTGAATCATACAGTTGTCATCACTTCATGATTGAGAGTAAAAAGCACAGTACAGCAGCACTTTAAAATTGTGAGGATTCATTTTAACTCAGTCTTCCAGCAGTGCTTGCATTCAACATCAACTGATCTGCTGTCATCGTGAACATGATTCTGCACTCTTATCTTCCTGGTAATAGTATTGCATCTCTTACCTCAAATGGAGCTTCCCAAGAAAAATTGAATGACAAAATAACATCCACATCCCTCTCTGGTTGAAGTACCAGCGGAAAGGGAGAGTTGATAGAAAAGCCACCATCCACTAAATATAAGTTCTCTTCCATGGGGCTCAGCTGGTTGGGAAACGCATCCAGATGTGTGCCTGGAAGACACTCCAAGTAACACAAGTAACTATAATGCTATGCTACACACCGCTGACTAGAAACAATATAGATCACACtagaagaaaaagtaagaaacaaaacacataacATGTACTGAGACTGGCTCATGAAAATCTGATAATGAGCTTGCCTCATGTGACAGAATATGGCAGTGGATCAAATTTCTGCTTTGAGATAAGAAGGGGTAAATTCCCTGACTTCAATGGGACAAAGTCAGTCTTTCTTACATTCTGTAACACTGCCCGCTACAGAACATTAACATCCCATCTTACATCCCAGACACATACAGGTTCGTTTACCTCTCCAAACCACAAATTCCTTGACTTTAACATAATCTTTATGAAGATATAATCCATGCATGAAGTTGAAGGTCTCTCCACATGTGACCCGGGACTTGAAGAAATCCTGGAAGATTTGCAACAAGGGGCCCCCAGGTACAATCAAGCGAGTCTTCAGCCGTGTTGGATCTCGGAAATGAAATCTTCTGCAGTCGTCTACAGAAGCCACAAAGGATACAGAATACATTGCAAATGTTCACACAGCTCCATCATTTCAATCAGACCTCTTTTCTACGAAGTTTAACAACTTGTCCTAAGGCTGACTTTGTCATTTAATTGAAAAGTatcataattaattttaaatctgctgtattttctatAATTGGATATTTATTCACCATATTTAAAGGGAATTATACAAATCATTGtccattttaatttcaaatccATGTAAAAACTCTTGTTAGCAAGTGACAACCACTTCTGTCTTGCGAGACAACAACAGTCATCACTTCAGTCACACTGATAgttacagcagcaaaacaaccggggctgcagagaggaaaaaatctCTCCTGCCACCTTTCACTGCAGGGTTATAAAAACACACCTTAACATCTCTCAGCTTTTAATGTTCCCTTTTTGCTATTAGGGAGGTATCGCATAAATGTAGAACACAAATGTACAACCAGCTTATCCAGCGTTAGTAAGTATGTGTATAAATAAATCAAGCTAAGAAGTGAACTGAAAAGTTATTCTTCTCCTCCATTGTGGCTGTAtagtttttgtctttcttttctcatgatTAAGACCCCCTGAACTGCAAAACATGCCCAAGACATCTCCCATACTAGACAACGTTTATAGCCAAGGtcagatttaaaaattaaaattaaaaatatataaaagaataaaaagtaaaaaaaactACCATTACTCTCCATGTGCGGTAGTATGGATTAATACACAGAACTAAAGGAAATGCTAGTCTTCAAAACAACATGTAGGACATTTTTGAgttacattatatttttttttttttgcagtcactCCAAAACCAGGAATCTTCAGAAAAATCCAACAGTTTCAAAGAGTGTTCTCACCTATGACTTTGATAACATCTTTGAATGGATCTAGAAAGCTCAGTCCTATACCAACCACTTTCAAGCAGATATCATCTAAGCTTGCAGCAAAGGCACTGCCCCACATTCCTGCAGGAGAAATGAATAACACTTCATAATTAAAAGGCTTATAAAAGGCTTGTAACTCAGCTGCCATCTGCCAAGGAGAGGGCTGCCATTTGACCCCCACTATTCAGTAAATAGAGAAACTTCCATGAAAAAGAAGCTCTTCTATGAGAAAAGatgcaaagagaatgaaaagaactgaagaagtTTTTGACAGTTAAGGATCAACAGCAGACTGGATAGAGAGATGTGAGGAGCTATAAGAGACTTAGTGCCTAGTTTCCTATGCAAACCTACTGAGACAGATCACCATGGTATCCAGAGCAGACTCCAAGCAAAACTGAACAGGCAAAGTTCAGTATATCAGAAACATGAGAATGTCTGATCAGAACAGCAGCTTTTAGAAAGCTTTAAGAGCTTTGCAGGGCCTAAAGATCTTTTGAATCAACAGAAGAATTTCAGCTTCAAGCAACTACTATTGTGTTCCAAAGTTATGGTAAGAAAATACTTCTGGCACATTAACTTTacttcttctatttctttcttttattcagaaaaacattatgtaaaatgaagatatttgtAAGCACAGGATAACTCACTTCAACTTTGAGGAAAGCAGTAGCACTCTGTGACCACCCCCACCATGCTCTGGCTGCCCTTGATTTTCATCTGCAGTAATTTATTCCCacaagaatttcatttttatctggGGGAAACGATCTCTGCTTACCATGTACATCCTGTTTAGCAACATGTCTGCTCTCAGCTTATCACCAAACATTAAACTAATACTCCAAACACTTCATCCTGTTCAGGTTCTGAAAAGTATTCTACCCAAGCAAACTTAAGAGGCATTTTTAATAACACAGAGTATAAAGCTGACAGAAAGCAAGCAATTTTCTGCCAAGCAGATATTACccattaaataaatatcataGGTAAGGAATAGAAAAGATGTTAATGGGATGAAGTAGCATGTTACAGCAGAGAACGTTAGCTCCTCTAAGTATAAATATAAAAGTAATGGGACACCATTGCTTTTATCTGTTTACACACATTGGAATATAGGACTATAATACTATAATATTAAACAGTGTCTAAATCCGTGGAGAAGAATTTGGCATTccgcccccagccccccctTCAGATTCTTTAGGAAGAGATCAAAATTTAACAGTTGATGAGTCctaaaagctgttttattcACTGCTTTAAAGTTCATACCTTGTAGAAAACAAATTCTAGGCTCTGGACGTTTCCGGATGAGCCTTCCCATGAAGAACTCACTGTCAAAGTCTTCTGTTCGGACAAAAGCCCCGTATTTGCGAAACCCAACTTCAAAGGGAGTAAACTCACACCATTCTAAGAAAGAGCCAACAGACCAATGAGGACTTGCTCACCTCTGAGTAAGCATACATATAAACACTTTACTACTGAAATTAATGTTCACACAAGGATTGGAGGGGGGAATCTACCTCCACTTCTTTTACTATCACTGTGGATTTCCCTGTCACTCTTTCCAGTGACCCTCCATATTAGATAAATATCATTAATATAAACTCTTGTCCAGGGTTTCATTGACTCAATACAACCTCCTTTCTCCCAGgtttcagggggaaaaaaaattcactcCATCTTGACTTTGTTACTACAGAAATACCCTTCCTATTTCAATTCTACTCTAAACCTTTTTCATCACATCTAAGGGAAGCTACTTCACTCTTCTCAGCTTTGCTCACTATTTACCATCAACTTTTGAAGTGTTAATTTTTCTGACCCCATTAGGCTTCCTGAGTTGTCTGCACACTGAAATGACCCTCACGCTTGAAAGCcttccaaaaatatttacaagtgaaattctttgttcttcaaatgaaatataagttctgctttaatttttttcttcacatataCACATCTCTCCCCAGaacaaaagaataacaacagaaaaattaaagatgaataGTGGTACACAGGTGTACACAAGCACTAGTGTCCCTGTCTCTTCACATCTACAAGTGCTTGATGCCTCACATTTGAAAGTTAGAAGTGATTAGGACTGGAGGAGGTGAATTGAATTTATGGACTTTAGCAAGCTTCTAGGTTCATACCTGCAAAATCACCACTGCTAATATTGGGTCTCACATTGACAGCAGCATAGATAGGATAAGGGTTCTGGGCCCATTTCACTGCTTCTTGCTGATCAGACAGCCTTGATGAATCTTCCTGGGTACaagcaaggaagaaatacaCTAAGATAAATTTTATCCTCATACTTGAAGAATTTGAAGCTGTTTCTTAGCATGAAGCAACACTGCTAATTCAAAGTCCCCTTTCCTCCTTCTGTCTATGCACATGGTTAGGTTTTGTCAGAATATTTAGAATGCCAGGTGTTATTAATAAGCTAATTACTCCTCTGATTTCAATTAGTATAATAAATATTGCACTGTGATACAGTTTTGCAAAACCAACACCAACATTATTTCAGGCTTAATGCATCCAATACAAAAGTTATTAATTTAACAAGTTATTCCAAACACACATTTGATTTTTCTATAGTGCTAATATATAAAGCTATGTAATTCTTCGCCAAAAAATGTGCTGGAAAAACTGAGGCAGACAGAAGCAAGAACTCCTTATGTTTATTCTACAGCCTATTCCAAATCAGCTTACAAAGCAGGAGAGTATCTAGTTTCTTGACACTTAGTACCTAGGTCTGCAAAGGGCCCAACTAGAAGACAAACAGTAGTGCACATCCAAGCTAACTCTTTTACCTTCTGTTGTAAGAAATACTCCACAATAAGGCCCCACAAGTCTGTGAAGGAAACTTTCCGTCCACTACTCTCCATTGCAGTCAGCTCCTGGAAATAGTATTTCAGTCGTTCTGGGGAAAATGCCCCTCCTTTGCTGCTGGATACagccctctgagctctgctaaTTGCATCTTGAAGGTCCTTCTGTGACCAGTTTGGGTCTTGATACAACGTTGATAAACACCTGAAAATACTTACATTAAATATCACTGGTAAAAATGGCCTTTATGTAAGCAAAGAATTTTAGCTAGATATTATTACTCCTGTGAGTAAAACTTACTCCTTGGCTTGAGAAGACTAATTAAAAGATCATCAAGAGATAGAAATAATGGATCTTCGTGCTTTAATACATGCTGAAAACCCTGAGACCTGGCAGCTTCACTCTAATTACTAACCTACCTTTCATATATGTTGTGAACATGAGATGTTAGCATATATGTTAATTCTTAAACATGAGTTAAGTCCAGTTCATTACAACCCTGAGCAACTAGCAGACAGCTATTGCATACAGCAATGAAGGCCATAACCTTTATCAAAACATAGGTCTCATTAAAATGAGAAACTATTTAGTGTGCTTGATTAGCAGATAACTAAATTTGTTTCTAAGTCTGGATTTAAATCAAAAGGTGTGGACCAGATTGAGAGCTTAGTGCAAGAATACCAAATAAATCAGTACTATTGCACAAAGCTCAAGAAGGGAATATTATTGTCAATTTGCACAAAGTGCTGGAAGGGGGGAGGATTATACTGTCAAGTTGCACAACTCCTCAGTGAAATCATTTCATGGAAACAATGTGTACCTACACAAAGGATGATTTCACGGTGTACTCTAAGAATTGATCTACTGAAACATTCTAACCATGTCTGACACCTCAGAACACTGCTCTGGACTACTAAAGCCAGCACTATTCCTCTACACAGCTGCATATGCCATTTTGGAATGTACCAACATAGTGGTCTGCACAGATGTGTTTCCAGACTTGAAGCATCTTTGTTACCTTCCTGGCAACAGCAAGCAAGTAGggaaatgttttgaaatcaaGCTTCTGAGagaacacacagcagctttATAAAGgtaataatttcaaatattctATTGCCATGCTTGCAGATCAGTAGATTTATAAATACAGCAATAGCCATATGGGTCAGAAGTGAAAATAGATTTTAGGATGACTTTAGGATTGATATCAGAATTCTCAGGTGAGatctaatgaaatatttaacttcATTGTCTACAGATGGCAAAGATACAGTTCTGGACTAATTTACTGCTTTACTGCATAAACACTAACACATTTAACTAAGTTTCTGGAATCAGCACTGCACACAACTTACCAAGTAGAGCCAGAAATCCCACTCAGATACATTGCAGAATCCAGAAGGCCCAGCTGCTGAAGGCCAGCTAGGCTGCCATAGAACGATGTCAGTGCTCTCATCCCACCTCCAGACCCCAGTACTGCTACAACTGGAACCTGCAGCCAGCAAACACAGGAGTCAATCACAAGCTTTTGAACTGCCAGTAAATCACCAGCTAATCAGAACTAATCCTATTATATCCTAATAATATCtacttgcatttatttcaggTTTGATTTCAATCAGCACTCTCTCTTTTGTAATTCAAATATATTGTTTActataaaaacagcagcaattccAGCAACAGTGACTTACTGAAATTGTTACGTATATTATTGCACATTTACTTGCATGCCACAAAATACACActagaataggaaaaaaataaaagggtatAATTCTTTATAAGAGCATCTGAAGTTCACAGGACAGTGCATCAGGTTATCTAGAAATAGCACTGTCACCAAATAAGCAATTTGGaatctgctttgctgtgacAAGATTCAATTAAACCATTTGGAAATTGACTTTCCCATGACAATCCAGAGCTTAAAGCCCAACACATAAGAGCTCAGGCTCACTGTGCTCAATACCTCATCTCTCTCGGGGGACTGCTTTAAGTTAAGGAtcttcttcagtgcttcagcaactctcttcttccttttgtccacaaattctctctcttctttacAGAGGTCAAAACCCAGTCGTACATCTAGATCCCAACTGCTGAAATAGAaattaaggaaacaaataaacaaaaagttttCAAAGGTTTGTAATTTCCAAGGAAAAGTGATCAGTTTAAGttgtaagaaaacagaaaagtttgtCCCAATTTCAGCAGGATTGAAACCAGTCTCCTAGGAAGTACCTTCATAAAGAATAATCACAgatgctaaaagaaaaacaaccttcTTTAATCTGTCTCAAGAGATGCATTGAGACAGGAGCGCTTCCTGGAGCAGCAGACATACTCCTTCACTATAAGAATAAACAAAGCTCTTCTCTCATTTTAAACAACACTGAAGTTCCCACTCACCTCTCTTCAGCTTTCAAACTTATATCCAAATTTTCTCCctgtaaaaacagaacaaagtctGATAGCAAAATtgcaaaaccatgacagtcTGCAATTGATAACAACTTCATAGGTGATACTACTAACTGTAAGTTATTACATCAGCATTACTACCAGATACTAACAGGAACAGCACTCTCACCCACGTCTGTGGAACATTTTTATCTTCAATctatttcagacattttcagGAGTCTCCATGGCAAACCAACACGTTTTCACTCTGCTCTCTAAGcacattcatttcttctacaagcctctcttgcttttctcctttgatatttcagtcatttctatTAACTTTGTTTTTGCAAGACCCattcatgaaaatatattttttaaagagcttCACTGAGTTTGCTACATTGTTCTTGAGCTACAAGAAAACAGCTCTCCTAAGAATCACAATTAACTTTTGAAATGCCTGTATGAGAAGGGCAGCATCTGAAgcatgttaaaaaacaaaaattgttcACATTACCTCTCCCAGAGAAACAACTCTATCAACTTTTTTTCCAATTGGAAGGGAATGAAGTGGCACAGTCCCCCTTCCTAGAACTGTAGAATGCTTTTCAACATCAGGGTTCATTCCATCctaataagaaacaaaatgcaattgAGCTCTCCAGAACAACTGTTAATGGTATGACTGCTCTTGACATTTGCACATACCTGAACAGTAGATCCAAACCTGACATCCTAGACATCTAAAGATCCCTGACCTTCTTATGATGAAACTGAGGATATTGAATCTATGTTTAAAGGCTTTTTCATGGACTGGAGATGCTGGTTTCAGTGTGAGTTTACTTAAAAGTGTATACTTTGTAGCAGTCAGCATAGCTGCTTACCTGTAGGAAAGATATGTTTTGTTCCAGTTCCACTTGTAGTTCTGGCTGCATTTCTTTGTCCACATGAAAGACAAAGGAGGTTCCACAATCCTCCTCATTGTCCAGACTCCAAGGAATACACAACTGCTTCTGATATGCCCCTGGAACAGACAGCTTGACTTCACAGTTACCTGTGTGTTAAAATAAGAAGTTTAGACTGCAGAatccatttatttaaatgttccAAATTAGATACTTTTCTTAAATGTAGCTGACActggaaaacacaagcaaagaCTCAAGTCTCCCTCAGAAGGCACCCAGTGGATGTGATTGAATATTGctcagcttttatttctaatacTAAGTTAACTTTAAAAGTCAGTTTTGTAATCAGTAAGTAAGAATGCACTATACAGTTTCAAGTGTTCTCTCTCTCCCAGGGAAGAAACAAGCTGAAAAGAAGATCATCCTTAAACCCTGAAGGCAATCATAccttgctgtttctctttcatttttccctctttgtccAGGGTGCCTTGTAGTGACAAACAAGGATGGACCTACAAAAAGAAGTAACCAGATCTGGTTACAAGGTCTGAATTCTCTTTCTAGGTAAAGCTTAATCCATCTGCAACTGTAGATGTTCAAGTTCACCTTTTCTTTCACCTCTTTTTAAATGCACGTGTGAGTATGTACCTGGAAATCAGTTCATAAATTCACCCATGACTTTCTGTACCAGATGATCCATGTTCTCAAGAAACTTAGTCCCTTGCACTAACCAGTGATCAGCCTCCCTTCTAGGAGGGAACAGCCAGAGATATTTAGTCAGTCATAGCTGCTCACAAAGATAGGAAATTCCTCCACAGCTTGAACAGAGGACTGATTTGCAGAGGTTAGTATGAATACAGGGGGCTTTCTACAGTGAAGTGTTCTGCAGAATTGTACTACTACAaaccagcattttttttccacagaataGAGGTTAAAACTCTTCCTTTTGACAATAACagaagtttctgttctttttttccttattaattttaaaaaatcatcatTTGATTCTCTTTCCTTTGGGGAAAAGAGGAATTTTTCACGTATagtatgatttattttttaaagcttgttttccccaagagaacagaaaaaaatcacaagggTTATCACCTACttaaaaacagcactgaaaaaattcCTAGAAGTGTTAAGGATGAAGGCTGTACCCAGCCAGCATCCAGGCTAGAAAACTCAGGATGATCCATAAGGTTCACCAGCTTTCCAAAAACACCTTTATGTCTTTTAAATAGTCTCACTTGGTATGGTGGGGGGGAGAGAAACTGTGAGTTAGTTTAAAATTTCAAAAACTTAAATCTCAGTACGTATATAACTGACTTCTGTGTACTCACCACAAGTACTCCGTTGGTCAGTACTTCTGTAGGAGCATCTGAGCTGTGAAGAGATTGAGTGCATGTGAATTTTGGTTTTAGTTTGCATTAACTTACGTTTCAAGCTACCTGTCTAGataaaaagtaggaaaaaaaggtcCTCGATGCAGGAGATGTAAGCAAACTAGTTTGACACTATTTTCTGTTACAGAGCAATAGGAGAAATTACTGAAGGAGAAATTTGTCTGCTACTATATGCATGCTATTATTTGAAAACCTAAAGATAAACTGAAATTAGATCACATCTAATCTTGCAATATAAACACAGATATACTTTACGAACGGAAACTTTTCAGTCGTAACTGATTTAGCTCATGAAAAAAGAATGTCGAAGTACCTTCCTTCACAGTGCTGCTATTCCCAAAAaggggatttttatttttagtttttaatttcttctttagttTCCACAAATGTTGGTGGCTGCACTTTAAGGACATTTGCTGTCAGCCACTGGTGATCGACTTAAGTACCAGAGAGAAGTACTGTGCATTAGCCCTTATATGGACAAGCCTATGCTGCacacaaaaagcaacagaaatcacCTCTCAAGAGTACAGGTCCATTTAGCTCCTCAGGTA is part of the Coturnix japonica isolate 7356 chromosome 5, Coturnix japonica 2.1, whole genome shotgun sequence genome and harbors:
- the LOC107314844 gene encoding cytosolic phospholipase A2 zeta isoform X1, with amino-acid sequence MFHGVLRGSVPPRVLPFLAAVLFQRKERKQSGFHHCRWEKHPYYNLTVKVLRARNIKGTDLLSKADCYVELKLPTASPHVYRTQVVDNSDNPEWNETFQYRIHSAVKNILELTLYDKDVLVSDELTSIVFDVGGMKLDQPLLRTFKLNPEDNEELDVEFYLEKCSDAPTEVLTNGVLVVHPCLSLQGTLDKEGKMKEKQQGNCEVKLSVPGAYQKQLCIPWSLDNEEDCGTSFVFHVDKEMQPELQVELEQNISFLQDGMNPDVEKHSTVLGRGTVPLHSLPIGKKVDRVVSLGEGENLDISLKAEESSWDLDVRLGFDLCKEEREFVDKRKKRVAEALKKILNLKQSPERDEVPVVAVLGSGGGMRALTSFYGSLAGLQQLGLLDSAMYLSGISGSTWCLSTLYQDPNWSQKDLQDAISRAQRAVSSSKGGAFSPERLKYYFQELTAMESSGRKVSFTDLWGLIVEYFLQQKEDSSRLSDQQEAVKWAQNPYPIYAAVNVRPNISSGDFAEWCEFTPFEVGFRKYGAFVRTEDFDSEFFMGRLIRKRPEPRICFLQGMWGSAFAASLDDICLKVVGIGLSFLDPFKDVIKVIDDCRRFHFRDPTRLKTRLIVPGGPLLQIFQDFFKSRVTCGETFNFMHGLYLHKDYVKVKEFVVWRGTHLDAFPNQLSPMEENLYLVDGGFSINSPFPLVLQPERDVDVILSFNFSWEAPFEVLELTQQYCEEREIPFPKIKVSEEDEKKPKECYVFVDDDNPKAPIVLHFPLVNDTFQKYKGPGVERESEDEKSFGDFVIETKDSPYRTLNFTFEPYDFSRLVEVNRYNVLNSGDILFKTLNLALQRRKLKNVINTANA
- the LOC107314844 gene encoding cytosolic phospholipase A2 zeta isoform X2; translated protein: MFHGVLRGSVPPRVLPFLAAVLFQRKERKQSGFHHCRWEKHPYYNLTVKVLRARNIKGTDLLSKADCYVELKLPTASPHVYRTQVVDNSDNPEWNETFQYRIHSAVKNILELTLYDKDVLVSDELTSIVFDVGGMKLDQPLLRTFKLNPEDNEELDVEFYLEKCSDAPTEVLTNGVLVVHPCLSLQGTLDKEGKMKEKQQGNCEVKLSVPGAYQKQLCIPWSLDNEEDCGTSFVFHVDKEMQPELQVELEQNISFLQDGMNPDVEKHSTVLGRGTVPLHSLPIGKKVDRVVSLGEGENLDISLKAEESSWDLDVRLGFDLCKEEREFVDKRKKRVAEALKKILNLKQSPERDEVPVVAVLGSGGGMRALTSFYGSLAGLQQLGLLDSAMYLSGISGSTWCLSTLYQDPNWSQKDLQDAISRAQRAVSSSKGGAFSPERLKYYFQELTAMESSGRKVSFTDLWGLIVEYFLQQKEDSSRLSDQQEAVKWAQNPYPIYAAVNVRPNISSGDFAEWCEFTPFEVGFRKYGAFVRTEDFDSEFFMGRLIRKRPEPRICFLQGMWGSAFAASLDDICLKVVGIGLSFLDPFKDVIKVIDDCRRFHFRDPTRLKTRLIVPGGPLLQIFQDFFKSRVTCGETFNFMHGLYLHKDYVKVKEFVVWRVSSRHTSGCVSQPAEPHGRELIFSGWWLFYQLSLSAGTSTREGCGCYFVIQFFLGSSI